One Chryseobacterium indoltheticum DNA segment encodes these proteins:
- a CDS encoding peptidoglycan recognition protein family protein, giving the protein MIRKVVFALFLFILNLSSAQNSGLKIINKPISYSAERIQLSLEYLKEHHGLSQKTPTIVPKMIVLHYTAGGTVESNYKYFNKTHLESARNTLKKQSTLNVSSQFIIDRDGTIYQLMEPTQFARHTIGLNYCAIGVENIGSKKQPLTEKQIEANAELVRYLTKKYKIEYLIGHSEYGIFRNSKLWKESDPKYFTGKEDPGKDFMTKVRKQVVDLHLKDKP; this is encoded by the coding sequence ATGATAAGGAAGGTCGTTTTCGCTCTGTTTTTATTTATTTTAAACTTGAGTTCAGCACAGAATTCAGGTTTAAAGATCATCAATAAGCCGATCAGTTATTCTGCGGAAAGAATTCAATTAAGCTTAGAATATTTAAAAGAACATCACGGTTTAAGTCAAAAAACGCCGACAATTGTTCCGAAGATGATTGTTTTGCATTACACAGCGGGCGGAACGGTAGAAAGCAACTACAAATATTTCAACAAAACCCATCTTGAAAGCGCAAGAAATACTTTAAAAAAGCAAAGTACACTCAATGTTTCTTCGCAGTTTATCATAGACCGAGACGGAACTATTTACCAATTAATGGAACCAACTCAATTTGCAAGACACACGATTGGTCTAAATTATTGCGCCATCGGAGTTGAAAATATTGGAAGCAAGAAACAACCGCTTACCGAAAAACAAATTGAAGCCAACGCAGAACTGGTAAGATATTTAACCAAAAAATATAAAATAGAATATCTTATTGGCCATTCAGAATACGGAATTTTCAGAAATTCTAAATTATGGAAAGAATCTGACCCCAAATATTTCACGGGAAAAGAAGATCCAGGAAAAGACTTTATGACCAAAGTACGAAAGCAAGTCGTCGATTTACATTTAAAAGATAAACCTTAA
- the hemC gene encoding hydroxymethylbilane synthase, producing the protein MKSIRIGTRNSALALWQAREVARHLQNLNYLTEIVPIVSSGDKNLNQPLYSLGITGVFTRDLDIALLNDEIDIAVHSLKDVPTKLPENIEIVAYLERDHPQDVLIKRKSAMDKEFHELKLATSSLRRRAFWSKNYPETEFFDIRGNIQTRLQKLEEQDFDATILSLAGIKRMKMDIDYEFLPFMIPAPSQGVVAVAGHSDKKEINDILKQISHKQTQICVEIERNFLSTLEGGCTAPIGAFAEKIENQIRFKAALCSLDGKNYIATDESFEYNEEENFGEKFANIVLENGGKELMTEIKSQL; encoded by the coding sequence ATGAAAAGCATTAGAATAGGAACCAGAAATTCTGCACTTGCACTTTGGCAGGCTAGAGAAGTTGCAAGACATTTGCAAAACCTTAATTACCTTACCGAGATTGTCCCGATTGTTTCTTCAGGAGACAAAAACCTTAATCAACCTCTTTATTCTTTAGGAATTACAGGGGTTTTTACAAGAGATTTAGACATCGCATTGCTGAATGACGAAATTGATATTGCCGTGCATTCCCTAAAAGATGTACCCACAAAATTACCCGAAAATATAGAAATCGTCGCTTATCTTGAAAGAGACCATCCACAAGATGTTTTGATTAAAAGAAAATCGGCAATGGACAAAGAATTTCACGAGCTCAAATTAGCGACAAGCAGCTTGAGAAGAAGAGCTTTTTGGTCTAAAAATTATCCTGAAACAGAGTTTTTTGATATCAGAGGAAATATTCAGACCAGACTTCAGAAGCTGGAAGAGCAAGACTTTGATGCGACCATTTTATCTTTGGCCGGAATTAAAAGAATGAAAATGGATATCGATTACGAATTTCTACCATTCATGATTCCTGCGCCTTCGCAAGGTGTAGTTGCTGTAGCCGGACATTCGGATAAAAAAGAAATCAACGACATTTTGAAGCAGATCAGTCACAAACAGACTCAAATTTGTGTAGAAATTGAAAGAAATTTCCTGAGCACTCTTGAAGGCGGTTGTACTGCACCCATTGGAGCTTTTGCCGAAAAAATTGAAAACCAGATCAGATTCAAAGCTGCTCTTTGCTCGCTAGACGGCAAAAATTATATCGCAACCGACGAAAGTTTTGAATATAATGAAGAAGAAAATTTTGGTGAAAAATTTGCCAATATTGTTTTAGAAAACGGAGGTAAAGAATTGATGACTGAAATTAAAAGTCAGCTTTAA
- the hemE gene encoding uroporphyrinogen decarboxylase, whose product MIKNDLYLKALRGETVERPPVWMMRQAGRYLPEFIALRDKYDFFTRCQTPELASEITVQPIRRYPLDAAILFSDILVVPQAMGIDFKMKENVGPWLDNPIRTMEDVQNVIVPDVNDTLGYVFDAIELTLIKLDNDIPLIGFAGSPWTILCYCVEGKGSKAFDIAKSFCFQQPEAAHLLLQKITDTTIAYLKRKVEKGVSAVQVFDSWGGMLSPEDYQEFSWKYINQIVEALSPLTHVVVFGKGCWFALEEMTMAPVSALGVDWTIKPEFARTLTNHTMTLQGNFDPARLHSTPETIKKMVNEMINRFGKDRYIANLGHGILPNIPLENAEAFIRAVVDWKPSNYSPADFTD is encoded by the coding sequence ATGATTAAAAACGACCTATATTTAAAAGCACTTCGTGGCGAAACTGTAGAAAGACCACCAGTTTGGATGATGAGACAGGCAGGCCGATATTTACCCGAATTTATCGCACTTCGCGATAAGTACGATTTCTTCACAAGATGCCAGACTCCTGAATTAGCTTCTGAAATTACAGTTCAGCCCATCAGAAGATATCCTTTGGATGCAGCGATTTTGTTTTCGGATATTTTAGTTGTTCCTCAGGCAATGGGGATTGATTTTAAAATGAAGGAAAATGTAGGTCCGTGGTTGGATAATCCGATCAGAACGATGGAAGATGTGCAGAACGTGATCGTTCCTGATGTAAATGACACTTTAGGATATGTTTTTGATGCGATTGAATTGACTTTAATCAAACTAGACAACGATATTCCATTGATTGGTTTTGCAGGTTCTCCGTGGACGATTCTTTGCTATTGCGTGGAAGGAAAAGGAAGTAAGGCTTTTGATATTGCTAAATCTTTCTGTTTCCAACAACCGGAAGCTGCGCATTTGTTACTTCAGAAAATTACAGATACTACGATTGCTTATCTGAAAAGAAAAGTTGAAAAAGGAGTTTCTGCCGTTCAGGTTTTCGATTCTTGGGGCGGAATGCTTTCTCCGGAAGATTATCAAGAGTTTTCTTGGAAGTATATTAACCAAATCGTTGAAGCCTTAAGCCCATTAACTCATGTTGTGGTTTTCGGAAAAGGATGTTGGTTTGCTTTAGAAGAAATGACAATGGCTCCGGTTTCAGCTTTAGGAGTTGACTGGACAATCAAGCCTGAATTTGCAAGAACTTTAACGAATCATACAATGACTCTTCAGGGAAATTTTGACCCTGCAAGATTACATTCTACACCTGAAACGATCAAGAAAATGGTGAATGAAATGATCAATCGTTTTGGTAAAGACCGATATATTGCCAATTTAGGTCACGGAATTTTACCAAATATTCCTTTGGAAAATGCGGAAGCGTTTATCAGAGCTGTTGTAGATTGGAAGCCTAGTAATTACTCTCCCGCAGATTTTACAGATTGA
- a CDS encoding rod shape-determining protein MreD, which yields MISRTIFTDLLIMAFLVALQIFVLNRITLFGKFTPVLYPVFVMFYPFFRNRFQFLALSFLIGLSIDAFLYSWGINALATTLIAYFRTIIFRTSTDTSTDFFSFQSLQWTQFLLFLFSSIFLHQLLVQYIEFFKFSRIFEILLNVLVTSGISFIFIIVYALIFKIKQKV from the coding sequence ATGATTAGCAGAACCATATTTACAGATCTTTTGATCATGGCTTTTCTGGTTGCATTACAGATTTTTGTATTGAACAGAATTACGCTGTTCGGTAAATTCACTCCGGTTTTATATCCGGTTTTTGTGATGTTTTATCCTTTTTTTAGAAACAGATTTCAGTTTTTAGCTTTAAGTTTTTTAATCGGTTTATCAATTGATGCCTTTTTATATTCTTGGGGAATCAATGCTTTGGCAACTACTTTGATTGCTTATTTCCGTACGATAATTTTCCGTACGTCTACAGATACTTCTACCGATTTCTTCTCATTTCAGTCTTTGCAGTGGACGCAGTTTTTACTGTTTCTGTTCTCAAGTATCTTCTTGCATCAGCTTCTGGTGCAGTATATCGAGTTTTTTAAATTCAGCAGAATTTTCGAAATCTTACTTAATGTGTTGGTAACTAGTGGAATTTCCTTTATATTTATCATAGTTTACGCATTAATCTTTAAAATCAAACAGAAAGTTTGA
- a CDS encoding DUF1287 domain-containing protein: MKKFFSIFILFLFVFFGKAQNQFAQKLSDAALSLTKDKVTYDPAYFTLKYPNGDVPADKGVCTDVVIRAYRKLGIDLQKEVHEDMKQNFSKYPKNWGLKRPDTNIDHRRVPNLRVFFAKFGKSKSIENKPELYVPGDIVTWLLPGNLTHIGIVVNKKSADGKRYLIVHNIGGGQVIEDCLFKFTITGHYQYSK, encoded by the coding sequence ATGAAAAAATTCTTTTCAATATTCATCTTATTCCTTTTTGTCTTTTTTGGAAAAGCTCAAAATCAGTTTGCACAAAAATTGTCTGATGCAGCTTTAAGCTTAACGAAAGATAAAGTCACCTACGATCCTGCTTATTTTACGCTAAAATATCCCAATGGAGATGTTCCGGCGGACAAAGGCGTTTGTACTGACGTCGTAATCAGAGCGTACAGAAAACTGGGGATTGATCTTCAGAAGGAAGTGCATGAAGATATGAAACAGAATTTTTCAAAATATCCTAAAAACTGGGGTTTAAAAAGACCCGACACCAATATCGATCATCGAAGAGTTCCAAATCTGAGAGTTTTCTTTGCCAAATTTGGAAAATCTAAATCTATTGAAAACAAGCCTGAATTGTACGTTCCCGGAGATATTGTAACGTGGCTTCTTCCGGGGAATTTAACGCATATCGGAATTGTTGTCAACAAAAAATCGGCAGACGGAAAAAGATATTTAATTGTACATAACATCGGTGGCGGACAGGTCATTGAAGATTGTCTGTTTAAATTTACTATTACCGGACATTACCAATATTCAAAATAA
- a CDS encoding rod shape-determining protein: MSLFDMFTQEIAIDLGTANTLIIHNNKIVIDQPSIVAIERSTGKPIAVGEQAKHMQGKTHEDIKTIRPLKDGVIADFHASEHMIKEFIKKIPGIKGRFIQPALRIVICIPSGITEVEKRAVRDSAQKVNAKEVRLIYEPMAAAIGVGIDVQKPEGNMIIDIGGGTTEIAVVALGGIVCDKSVKIAGDVFTNDIAYFLRTHHNLYIGERTAERVKIEVGSAVEDLDVDIDDIPVQGRDLITGKPKEIMVGYKEIARALDKSIIRIEDSVMETLSLTPPELAADIYKTGIYLAGGGALLRGLADRLHKKTGLPVFVAEDSLRAVVRGTGIALKNMDKFNFLIK; this comes from the coding sequence ATGAGTTTATTCGATATGTTTACGCAAGAAATTGCGATAGACCTTGGAACTGCCAACACGCTTATCATCCATAATAATAAAATTGTTATAGATCAGCCTTCTATTGTTGCAATAGAACGTTCTACGGGAAAGCCGATTGCTGTTGGAGAACAGGCGAAACATATGCAGGGTAAAACGCATGAAGATATAAAAACCATCCGTCCGTTAAAAGACGGAGTTATCGCAGATTTCCATGCTTCAGAGCACATGATCAAAGAATTTATCAAAAAAATTCCGGGTATCAAAGGGAGATTTATTCAGCCTGCTTTAAGAATTGTGATTTGTATTCCTTCCGGAATTACAGAAGTTGAAAAAAGAGCGGTAAGAGATTCTGCTCAGAAAGTAAACGCAAAAGAAGTACGCTTGATTTATGAACCAATGGCTGCTGCAATAGGGGTTGGTATTGATGTACAGAAACCTGAAGGTAACATGATTATCGATATAGGTGGTGGTACTACCGAAATTGCGGTTGTCGCTTTGGGAGGTATTGTTTGTGATAAATCTGTGAAAATTGCAGGTGACGTATTTACCAACGATATTGCTTATTTCTTAAGAACGCATCATAATTTATACATCGGAGAAAGAACTGCTGAAAGAGTGAAAATTGAAGTAGGTTCTGCAGTTGAAGATCTAGATGTAGATATCGACGATATTCCTGTACAGGGTAGAGATCTTATTACCGGTAAGCCAAAAGAAATTATGGTTGGATATAAAGAGATCGCTCGTGCTTTGGATAAATCAATTATCAGAATTGAAGATTCTGTAATGGAAACTCTTTCGCTTACGCCGCCGGAATTGGCAGCAGATATTTACAAAACAGGTATTTATCTTGCTGGTGGAGGTGCTTTGTTGAGAGGTCTTGCAGACAGATTACACAAGAAAACAGGGCTTCCGGTTTTCGTGGCAGAAGATTCTTTGAGAGCTGTTGTTCGCGGAACGGGTATTGCACTTAAGAATATGGATAAGTTCAATTTCTTAATTAAATAA
- the hemA gene encoding glutamyl-tRNA reductase, with amino-acid sequence MIQYSNIHQTSNFAVLSISYEKADVETRGKFAFFDDNIKNFVTRIHDENLGDAFVVSTCNRTEIYSTSPNYLLVAEEYCKTIGVNLSDFLQFANIATKEEALNHLFRVAAGLESQIIGDFEIIGQIKKAYARFKKERQNSNPFLERSINSAIQISKRIKNETGISNGAASVSYAAVHYILNNQKRITEKNILLLGVGEIGQNTVENLVKHVYQPKIKIANRTQEKAAKISEKYNIPNIDYNDFEKELENTDILIVATGAKTPIINKSHLKNGKEILIIDLSIPHNVDKDVSELDNVTLIDVDELSKQIQETIQQREKEIPKAEVIIKEMTKDFLEWEKKRKLAPNIHHFKAVLKNMERNEMHNFYRKNKYININDMELSEKMIQKITNRFAKYIIDNPLKAEEISKLMHEILVEQPNNEFNEKH; translated from the coding sequence ATGATACAGTATTCCAATATACATCAGACGTCAAATTTTGCCGTATTATCCATCAGTTACGAAAAGGCAGATGTTGAAACCAGAGGTAAATTTGCATTTTTTGATGACAATATTAAAAACTTTGTTACCCGAATTCACGACGAAAATTTAGGGGACGCATTTGTGGTTTCCACATGCAACAGAACCGAAATTTATTCTACCTCACCCAATTATCTTTTAGTAGCCGAAGAATATTGCAAAACGATTGGTGTAAATCTTTCAGACTTTCTTCAATTTGCCAATATTGCAACTAAAGAAGAGGCCTTAAATCATTTATTCAGAGTGGCAGCCGGACTGGAAAGCCAAATCATCGGTGATTTTGAAATTATCGGGCAAATCAAAAAAGCGTACGCCCGTTTTAAAAAAGAAAGGCAAAACTCGAATCCTTTTTTAGAAAGATCGATTAATTCTGCAATTCAGATTTCTAAAAGAATAAAAAATGAAACCGGCATCTCCAACGGAGCCGCTTCTGTTTCTTATGCGGCGGTACATTATATTTTAAACAATCAGAAAAGAATTACTGAAAAAAACATTCTTCTTCTAGGAGTTGGTGAGATTGGTCAAAATACGGTTGAAAATTTAGTAAAACACGTTTACCAGCCTAAAATAAAAATTGCCAACCGAACTCAGGAAAAGGCAGCAAAAATTTCAGAGAAATACAATATTCCCAATATTGATTATAATGATTTTGAAAAGGAATTAGAAAACACCGACATTTTAATTGTTGCTACAGGAGCAAAAACCCCGATCATCAACAAGTCTCATTTAAAAAACGGAAAAGAAATTCTGATTATTGATCTTTCCATTCCTCATAATGTTGACAAAGATGTTTCCGAACTTGATAATGTTACTTTGATCGATGTTGATGAACTTTCAAAACAAATTCAGGAAACTATTCAACAAAGAGAAAAAGAGATCCCGAAAGCCGAGGTTATCATCAAAGAAATGACCAAAGATTTTCTGGAATGGGAAAAAAAGAGAAAACTGGCGCCTAATATTCATCATTTCAAAGCGGTGTTGAAAAACATGGAGCGTAACGAAATGCACAATTTTTACAGAAAAAATAAGTACATCAATATCAACGACATGGAGCTTTCTGAGAAGATGATTCAGAAAATAACCAACCGTTTTGCAAAATATATCATCGACAACCCTTTAAAAGCGGAGGAAATTAGTAAATTAATGCACGAAATTTTAGTCGAACAACCCAATAACGAATTCAATGAAAAGCATTAG
- a CDS encoding uroporphyrinogen-III synthase, giving the protein MNILFTKNIDPKYLSEKLGNNISIDCVEVIKTKPIFVEHFDLKDRSLIFTSFNGVKSFFENKFLPNEDFTAKNYNKIYCVGEKTKRELRKNGFGTFKVLKNAETLSQFIIENCAHEKFIHFCGNLALDVLDKKLPLQNISYKKVTVYETEALNPVIHEKYHAIVFFSPSGVRSFAKNNSLENTILFSIGETTSKEVRKHTKSEIFTSTENTLLNLLSVIKNRLEKDI; this is encoded by the coding sequence ATGAACATTTTATTTACCAAAAACATCGATCCAAAATATCTTTCAGAAAAACTGGGAAATAATATTTCGATCGACTGTGTTGAGGTAATAAAAACAAAACCGATTTTTGTAGAGCATTTTGACCTGAAAGACCGATCGCTTATTTTCACAAGTTTCAACGGGGTAAAATCTTTTTTCGAAAACAAGTTTCTGCCTAATGAAGATTTTACCGCAAAAAACTACAATAAGATCTATTGTGTAGGCGAAAAAACCAAAAGAGAGCTTCGCAAAAACGGATTCGGAACATTTAAGGTCTTAAAAAATGCCGAAACATTATCCCAATTCATTATCGAAAACTGCGCTCACGAAAAATTCATTCATTTTTGTGGAAATTTGGCGCTTGATGTTTTAGACAAAAAGCTTCCGCTACAGAATATTTCATATAAAAAAGTCACTGTTTACGAGACAGAAGCGCTTAATCCTGTGATACATGAAAAATATCATGCAATAGTTTTTTTTAGCCCGAGCGGAGTTCGTAGTTTTGCGAAAAATAATTCTTTAGAAAATACCATCCTTTTTTCAATAGGAGAAACGACCTCTAAAGAAGTAAGAAAGCATACAAAATCTGAGATTTTTACGAGTACAGAAAATACTTTATTAAACTTATTGTCGGTCATAAAAAATAGATTAGAAAAAGATATTTAA
- a CDS encoding pepsin/retropepsin-like aspartic protease family protein, translating into MMKFKIFYTCTLFLFPLFFSATSIPFEYIDGKIIVKVDIKNQKHNFIFDTGAFTILSDELKGQLSEKKENMIFEGIDANNSSSKNEMFSTDALKIADIKFNKVNFSFMNINWMASRACMKISGVFGANMMNSKVWRIDFRTKTITISDKITENSAQSISIPFTEENFTHVPTINVNIRKQNLDMVFDTGSGSGFTLDSKSYQLVKDGSFLTFEGLLSQSLNSVSKGERWLDVMEAEVNNNILGNQIVDTSSDSRNLVGTRFMENYLIDLDFINKKIVLNTTDKTSEYNSFGIAFAPVDGTLVIVNKLKIPELSGLNVADKIIKVNNIDVSKIDEETFCKIKKIMDNSKIMIIENESKKEFKLEKKDILQYLN; encoded by the coding sequence ATGATGAAGTTTAAAATTTTTTATACTTGTACGTTGTTCCTGTTTCCGTTATTTTTTAGCGCAACTTCCATTCCTTTTGAATATATTGATGGAAAAATAATCGTTAAAGTTGATATTAAGAATCAGAAACACAATTTCATCTTTGATACAGGCGCATTCACCATTTTGTCTGACGAGCTGAAGGGCCAACTCAGTGAAAAGAAAGAAAACATGATTTTTGAAGGAATCGATGCTAACAATTCGAGTTCAAAAAATGAAATGTTTTCAACCGATGCACTTAAAATTGCAGATATAAAGTTTAATAAAGTAAACTTTTCATTTATGAATATTAATTGGATGGCTTCACGGGCGTGCATGAAAATCAGTGGAGTTTTTGGAGCCAATATGATGAATAGTAAAGTTTGGCGAATTGATTTTAGAACTAAAACCATCACAATTTCAGATAAAATAACTGAAAATTCGGCACAGTCAATATCAATTCCTTTTACTGAAGAAAACTTCACTCATGTCCCTACAATTAATGTCAATATAAGAAAGCAAAATTTAGATATGGTTTTCGATACGGGATCTGGTTCAGGTTTTACACTCGATTCAAAATCTTATCAATTAGTAAAAGACGGTAGTTTTCTGACTTTTGAAGGGCTTTTATCACAATCATTAAATAGTGTGAGTAAAGGTGAAAGATGGCTTGATGTAATGGAAGCTGAGGTTAATAATAACATTTTAGGTAATCAAATTGTTGATACAAGTTCAGATTCCCGAAATTTGGTCGGAACAAGATTTATGGAAAATTACCTCATCGATTTAGACTTCATCAACAAAAAAATCGTTCTCAATACAACAGATAAAACTTCCGAATATAATAGCTTCGGAATTGCTTTTGCTCCTGTTGACGGCACATTGGTTATTGTAAATAAGCTTAAAATTCCTGAATTATCAGGATTAAATGTAGCAGACAAAATTATTAAAGTAAATAATATTGATGTCTCAAAAATCGATGAAGAAACTTTCTGTAAAATCAAAAAAATTATGGACAACAGTAAGATTATGATTATCGAAAATGAATCCAAAAAAGAGTTTAAACTCGAAAAGAAAGATATTTTACAGTATCTAAACTAA
- the mreC gene encoding rod shape-determining protein MreC, with amino-acid sequence MGFLLRLFSKNALFVFFMFLQIIALILIFSKNAMQQSWLAGQTAAFNSWVSGYIDEGVSYLKLKQTNEDLVAQNKALMVELYGKKGAANPQFRKVHDTLGGGQIYTFVDGEIVFNSINRRNNYFTINRGTRDGVYPQMGVMSPRGIAGIVINSTDSYALVQSVLSVNKIRINAALKNSGYFGTLTWRGDNSRLMHLADVPKYVSLKIGDTIETDGKSAIFPKGVMIGKIAGYTVDNKTGFWDISVELSEKMGALNKVFVVKNLKKAEVQKIQDTMQAVIKKEND; translated from the coding sequence ATGGGATTTTTGCTGAGATTATTTTCGAAGAATGCTCTTTTTGTATTCTTTATGTTTCTGCAAATTATTGCTCTCATTTTGATATTCTCTAAAAACGCCATGCAGCAATCTTGGCTTGCAGGGCAGACTGCGGCTTTCAATTCCTGGGTTTCCGGGTATATTGATGAAGGTGTTTCTTATTTAAAGCTGAAACAAACAAACGAAGATCTTGTTGCTCAAAATAAGGCCTTAATGGTTGAGCTTTACGGAAAAAAAGGCGCTGCAAATCCACAATTCAGAAAAGTACATGATACTTTGGGTGGTGGCCAAATCTATACTTTTGTAGATGGTGAAATTGTTTTCAACAGCATCAACAGAAGAAATAATTATTTTACAATCAACCGCGGAACAAGAGACGGTGTTTATCCTCAAATGGGGGTAATGTCACCGAGAGGAATTGCCGGAATTGTTATTAATTCTACCGATAGTTATGCCTTAGTACAGTCGGTTTTAAGCGTTAATAAAATCAGAATCAATGCTGCGCTGAAAAATTCGGGATATTTCGGAACTTTGACGTGGAGAGGAGATAACTCCCGATTGATGCATCTGGCAGATGTGCCAAAATATGTTTCCCTGAAAATTGGCGATACCATTGAAACCGATGGGAAATCAGCAATTTTCCCTAAAGGAGTGATGATCGGTAAAATTGCGGGATATACCGTAGATAATAAAACAGGATTTTGGGATATTTCAGTGGAATTAAGCGAGAAAATGGGAGCTTTAAATAAAGTTTTCGTGGTTAAAAATCTTAAAAAAGCGGAGGTTCAGAAAATTCAGGATACTATGCAAGCTGTAATAAAAAAAGAAAATGATTAG